The sequence below is a genomic window from Pseudorca crassidens isolate mPseCra1 chromosome 20, mPseCra1.hap1, whole genome shotgun sequence.
CCACTGAGTTTCAGGGCTCCTGCACTTTGAAATCAAGTGCACAGTTTTGCAAGTGTTGCAttatgtatgttttgtttttgcctgcccggcaattctttttcttttttttttttcagaaaaacctACGCACTTTCCTTTGGAGAGCAGCCCTTCCTGGAATCCACATGGTTCCCACTGCCTTTAAGTGAAGAGAATTCCTACTGGTTGGGCAAGTGACAAAGGCCTGGCCAATCACAGTACCCTACTCCCCCTTTAACCAGTGACTGGTCTGAAGAGCGGACACATTGGCCTGAGGAGGGCCAATCAGGGCCCTTCCCTGGAATTTACACTATGTTATTAGGAGACAAAGGCTTATCTACTGTGGCTAAGCAAGGACAATATAAACAGGGAGTTGTTTGTAGTAGCTCTTAAATAGTCTTTCCTAGAAATCTATCCCACAGAAAATGCTGCACGTGGGCACAGTGAGGCACACACAAGGATGGTCACCGAGCAACTACAAGGAGAGAAGTGGAAGAGGGACGGGGAGAAGCTTGGCAACATCATTCAATGCCTGAGTCTTAGTTCCCGCCAACCCTCCACTTCATGGCTACAcaagaaaatgtctttttcttaaGGTTTGGTTTCTGACTCTTAGCTGCGTAAGTCCTAACTAACAAAGCACATCCCCGCGTATGTGCAATTTTCTGGAGCGAAGCCCATCACTCAGATTCTTCAAAGAGTTTATGATCTTAAAAGGGTCCCGAGACTTCCACGGTAAAGACTTCATGGTCAaacagatctgggtttgaattgcAGCTTTATCAGATGTGTGACCACTGGCAAATTAAACCCTTTGAggttttcttcatctataaaatgggggcaatACCCATCTCAAAACACTGCAATGTTTATCACCtagcctggcacagagaagctaaATGGGTAACTGGCATACAAGTCCAGAGAGAGGAACCACGGGCATAcaacctggaaacaaatgacactcAAATGGCCACGATTCACCCTGGTTCATTAGCAATGCTTTCACCTTCTCTGCCTTCAGTCTCTGAGGGCCATCACAGAAGAGTTCTGAGGTTCCATCTCTGTAGCCTCGGAGGGACCCAGACCAACCCTGGGAGTTATTAGAGCCAGGTGAGGCTTTCAGCTGAAGAACCTGTGAACTGGCAGAGCTGTTTCCCACAGGAGCAGTAGCCATGTGTGGGGATGCGTGGGGAGTGCACATCACTTCCTGGTAAACACCTGGGCTACGTGATGCCACGGCGCCTTCAGAGGGAATTCCTGTcctagaagggaaggaaaaggcctTGAAAGACTGCTGTGATGCTGAGCCAGTGTTTCTCAGAAGAAGACAAGGACAATTAGATGGAGAAGAGCGTTCCTCCCAGACTGCTAACTGCCTGTCCTTGCATGTGGGCCGGAAGGAGAGCACCCTCATGACTCTCAAGGAATCCATTCTCTTAAGACTACCTTTTCGACTTCCTGGATCTACTAGTTTCTCTGTAACTGTGTCTCGGACCATCTCTTGGTCTCTTGGCCTGTATTTCCTAGGCTTAAGGCTTTTAGAGGTTTTCTCCGCTTCCCTATTTCTCTCCTGTCTGGCTCTCCATCTTCAGGTCTCTTGTCTGTTTTGGTCCATCCTGCTCACCACCCTCATCTCTGTTCCCTTTCCTTGCCTGGtcccatgtcttttcatttatctaaTGCTCTCCCATTCGGATTCTGTTCTTTAGTCTGATTTTCTCTCCAGCTGTCTTCCTCCATTCGACGCCACTCTACTTCAGTTTTCCATCCGACTGTctcattttctgtttgaattttttttttccgacTCTCCGTTTTCGTCTCTCTCCATCACTCTCTTCCTCCATCGTGACTCTCTcatctctctccatttctccctAAAATTTTGTCACTCAGTTGTCTGAAGCTTTAACAATAGCTAACGTTTACTTAGGGCTGACGCATGTATCAGGTACTATTCTAAATcactcatatatatttatatgcatacatatacatcatacacacatatacacacttttCTCGCAACCTTAGTTTCCACTCTCATCTTTCTACGTTTCCCTCCATTTCCCAAGTTCCCGGTGCGATCGCATTTCTCTCGTACTCCCTCTAAGCCTCTCTCGGTAGGACCCATCAGCCTCTTGCCCTCGATCTCTCCAGTTTTCGGCTTCCCTCCTCTCTCAACCTCCCTGTCTCTCGGTCCCTCAGTTTCTCGAAGCTTCCTTCCGTGCCTCCATTTCTTTCAGGCTCTCTGACCCTCAGGTTCTCTCAGGAACGCTCAGGCTCCACCTCGGTCTGTGTCTCCCGGCTGCTCGGCCTCCTCCAACACACTGCCTCATCTCGGGATTTCCCTCCCCCCTCAGCTCGCTCCCAAGATGTTCCCGGACCCGATCGGACtccggccgccgccaccaccaaCCTGCGCAgccgccccgccccctcacctCGTTCGCCGCCTCGAACGCCTCAACTTCCGGTCCGCAGGGTCCCTCACGCTCCCGAAACCGGTCCTGCGCCTGCGCACGCCATCCTCacagcccagccccgccccactgCAGACTCGAACCAGTGAGCAGCTGCGAGCGCCCAAGACTCACTCTGCGCCTGCGTACAGCACGCTCAGGCCCCGCCTTACTTAGGGCGGAGCCTCGGGTGACGCTGCGCCCTCTAGGGGTTCGGTGGGGGCGTGACGGTGGAGACTTGCTCTACGTTGCGCTAGAACTTGCATCTGGGCATCGCCCGGACGCTGGGGTTTTAGCCGTACTAGGAAGCTGGCCGGAGCCCAGACACTATTAAAACGGTcccgttatttatttattatgattcATAATTATTAATACATAATTCTATCAATGTATAATTCACCCTATCAACTCACTAAAGAATAATACAACTCAACTTCCCAGCTTTCTGTCTTAGACGTCTTATGTTTTCCAGCGACGACCACAGGTATTAGATAGTCgttaagtgtttgttgaatgaatgactaaatgaacGAGAAAAGTCAGTCCTCTTTAGTCCTAGATGGGCCAGTCATTGCAGCCCTGAGCCTGTTTCCCTATTTATAACACGAGGATAATACCTACTTTTCAAGGTTGttgggaaaaataaatgcaaaagtatACATAAGGTACATAAACTTTTTTCACTACTGTACATATAGGCACTTCACAAATGTtagatctttcatttttatttttatatccttccTGTCATTCTCCTCGTACCTTTGGATAACTTTGCAGTTAAGGAGGTACAGCCTTCATTTCTGGAATCAGTTataggcactgaggatacagaaatgaacaaaacaaaggagCTCATAGTttggtgggggagacagacacatagattaaaataaatagactGTCAAGAAGAACTGCATCCtctatggagaaaaacaaagcagggaagGGGCAAGGAGTGATGCTCTTTGGCCCAGTGACAGTCAGAGAAGACATCTCCCAGAAAGTAGCATTTGAGCAGAGAGCTGAAAATAGTGGGGCTGCAAGCCATGGGGATCCCTGGGCGGGGACGTTCTAGGTAGAGGAAGCCCCAGAGGCCAAGACTGAGATGACCACAAACTTGGAGGGTTCAAGGGCCAGCAAGCAGGTTTGTGTGACTGGATGAAGGATCAGGGAATagtagggagagaggaagaggatagATCATACACACCAAAGTGAGGACTTTGGCTTCCAATCTGAGTGAGATGGGCTCCATGGGCAGAGTTCCATATGACTTAGATTTTAACAGAATCCTCTGGCTCCCATGTGGGGAACAGACTATAGGGAATCAAGATGAGAAAAGGGGACCAGAGAGGAAGCAATAGGTGGCTGGACCAGGACGTTAGCAGAGAAGATGGATATTTTAAGATAGAATCTGCAGGATTGGCTGCCAGATTGGCCATGGAATGTGAGAGAGAGACGGCAAGGATGACCCCAAAGTTCTTGGCCTGAGCTCCTGGAAATACAGAGTTGCCATCAACCGAGATGGGAAAGATGCAGGAGGATGGCCGAGAGAGAAAATCCAGAGTTCCATTGCGAGCATATTGAGTTATTTACTGTACATTGAGTTGGGATGTCAAGTGGGAAGTTGCATGTAACTATCAAACCCTTGGGAAACAGTTTGAACGTAGGCCAATTCTTGTGTCATTatcaaaagaagaagaggaagaaattgaCTAACATCTGCTTAAAATGTACAAAAGAgaactacaattttttttaaaaaaaggaaaatgggaagcAGTAAACAACAAAtatgaaatcaggaagaaaatcacaAACTACCAACACTGAGATTGAGTAGCAAACTTGAAACTAGTTCTTGGAAAAACTATTAAGATTTGGTTCTTTGGAAACCTAAGGAACTCGATATATCCATGCtaacaataaacaaaaacaaaggaacaaacttgagaacaaaagggagaagttacaacaaacaaaaagcaggatttttctttttttaaataaatttatttatttatttttggccgtgttgggtcttcgtggctgcacgcacgcttttctctagttggggcgagtgggggctactcttcactgtggtgcacaggcttctcattgcggtggcttctcttgttgcagagcatgggccctaggcacacgggcttcagtagctgtggcacacggactcagtagttgtggcttgtgggctctagagcacaggctcagtagttgtagcacacaggcttagttgctccgcggcatgtgggatcttcccagaccagggctcaaacccatgtctcctgcactggcaggcagattcttaaccactgtgccaccagggaagcccacaggatTATTTTGAATGATTAAGGGAGTTCCATGGAAAATTCCACAGAAATACATCTGAAAGCTTTCATGAAATTGATTCTTCTTAACAAAAAATAAGGCTGATgcaataagaaaggaaaataaatttcaaaaaacagaaaagactctTTGTAAATGTATCAAAGAAGAACTCTCCTAAATGGCACCTGGCCTTAATGGATTAACAGCAGGATTTCTCCCAACTTTTCATGAAGTTATATAAATTGTCACAGGACataattcattctacaaggcagTCTTGGTCGTAATAATTCACGCGTGAGAGTTctgaataaaatatcaaaaaataaaatatgtcttGTTGAGGACTTACTAAGTGTCTCTGtatcagataaagaaaaaaaaagatagcaagaAAGAGatcccccccccacaaaaaaataaaaattaaaaaattaaaatgggcagaaaaagaaagaaagagatccCCACCAGTGGAGAGCTCACAATCTAGTTGGAAAAAAACAAGGTGTAGACAAATACAGTTTGTCTCTTTTTAAGGCTTGGGATGGGTGGAGGAGAGACAGAAATTAAATTGGCCCAGATGTTGTCCTTAGGAAATTTACAGTTTAGCTGGGAATTTTTGTTCCAGAAACTTGGAGAACAGAACACTACTTCCTCCCTGGGAGGGGAATGAATCAgggagagcttcctggaggaagtatTATTTGAACAAGGCAATGAAGGAAAAGTTTGGTGATCAAGAGCATGGGCACTGGAGTCAAGTAAACATGGGGTCAAATCTCAACTCTATAACTTCCTTgccgtgtgatcttgggcaaatgacctcttctccctgggcctcagcttaTGAAAAGAGGCATCTCCCCCTTCCTGCCTGGGTGTTGTAAGAATTACCTTAAAGTAGAAACTATGTGTAAAGTGCTATCCTGGAGTAGTGACTCTACATGAAGGTGTTACTGCTATGTGATTTAAAAGATCTGAGCAGGTGAGATGCTAGAGCAGCCCTGTCCCATGGAATTtcctgcaatgatggaaatgtcctaTATCTGCACTGCACATGGCAGGGGacataatgaatatttgttgaatgaatcaaggGATAAATGACAATATCATTAAGCCCCTggatccagctatgcctgaagcCAGTCTTGTAAAGTGGAAGAGGAGGATACAAACCAATTTCCCTCTAGCTTACACTTCCACCTCTGAGACCAGGTCTCGGCCAGTGGATTTCTTGCTGACCACACTTTCATCATGGCTCTGTGACTCCTTCAGGGCCCAGCGACATGAAGCTGGCAGAGACTTTCGGAGTTGAGACCGCCCGAAATACAGGAAAAGCATGGGATTGAGACAGCTGTGAGCAAGGGCCAGGCCCACGACCAAGGGTTCAGCCCGCAGGGCCCGGGCCAAGAGCACAGAGTGTGGGGCAGCCAAGGTGAGTACCAGCCCCAGTGTGTGGTAGGGGGACCAGCAGACAAAAAACCCTACCACAACGGCCATGCCCAGTGGCCAGCGGCGTCGGGTAGTACAGCACAGGAGGGCACCATGGCAGCCGGCCACGACCACCAGCGGCCCCAGGAAGCCGAAAATAAACCGGGTGGCGGTCACTGAGTTCTCGGCCACGGTCGAGCCACCGTAGTCCACTACGCACTCCAGCCGGTGTGGGAAATACGCCTGACGCAGCCGGCGGTAGATGGCTGAGGGCACAGTGAGCAGCAAGGCCAGTGTCCAGGATGCCCCACAGCCTACCTGCACCCTGCATGCCCTCCCAGCTGCACCCCACCAGCTGGGCCCGAAGGCCAGCAGGCAAAGGTCAGCGCTTAGAGTGGCCAGGAGGAGGACGCTGGCGTACATGGACAGCAGGATGACGGcgggcagggcctggcagcccACGGCCCCATACAGCCAACGGCCCCCGTGGGCGACGGACACCGCTAGGATGGGGAGAGACAAGCAGCAGAGTAGGTCCGCCACGGCCAGGTGGAGGAACCAGGTGGCACCGACCCTCCGGCGGGCCTCTTTCCAGGTCACCCAGGCCACCATGGCATTGCCTGGCAACCCCACCAGGAAGACGGCGGCATACAGCAGGAGTGGGGCCACGTGGAGGGGTTCGATGGAGACGCAGGTGTCATCAACACAGTCCACAGGGAGATCTGGAATCTCGCCGTAATCCCCATACTCGTAGCCGAGAGAAGAGTTCTCCATCCAAACCCCAGACACCTGGACAGGCGAGAAATGGCATGAAACCTCAGAGATAAGAACTCTCAGGCCCTTGGAATCCTAGATGCTAGGATCCTAGCATCTCGATCCTGGATCCTAGATCCTTGGAATTCCAAGATGCTCATGGGCTGGGACTTGGGCTGGGGTCCCAGCCCATGAGCATCTTGGAAACCAGAATAGAACAACCTTAGAACTCCAGCGCATTAGAATCTTGGAATTCTAAAATATTCCAGTGTTCGAACCCCAACTTCTTAGCATCAGCTTATTAGCATCTTGGAATTCTAGAATATTACAACATTCTGTATCTACTGACCAGTGCAGTAACCGTCAGCCACGTGTGGCTACCGAGTATTGAAGTGGCAGCCCGtgtgactgagaaactgaattttcaatcttatttaattttaatctatttaaatagctacacgtggctagtggctaccttaTTGGACAGTGAAGTTCTAGAGCATCAAAATGGTAGAACACTAGCCCGTTAGTAACCTGGAATTCTAGAATCTAAACTATTGGAATCTGAATATCCATCAGGATGGGAAAAGGTTAATATGTCTTCACAGCAAAAGTGTTTGTCTTGGTTCTTCTTCATCTGGATTTTCGAATCTTGATGCAACAAAAATGTACCTCTGA
It includes:
- the C5AR2 gene encoding C5a anaphylatoxin chemotactic receptor 2 isoform X2; the protein is MENSSLGYEYGDYGEIPDLPVDCVDDTCVSIEPLHVAPLLLYAAVFLVGLPGNAMVAWVTWKEARRRVGATWFLHLAVADLLCCLSLPILAVSVAHGGRWLYGAVGCQALPAVILLSMYASVLLLATLSADLCLLAFGPSWWGAAGRACRVQVGCGASWTLALLLTVPSAIYRRLRQAYFPHRLECVVDYGGSTVAENSVTATRFIFGFLGPLVVVAGCHGALLCCTTRRRWPLGMAVVVGFFVCWSPYHTLGLVLTLAAPHSVLLARALRAEPLVVGLALAHSCLNPMLFLYFGRSQLRKSLPASCRWALKESQSHDESVVSKKSTGRDLVSEVEV
- the C5AR2 gene encoding C5a anaphylatoxin chemotactic receptor 2 isoform X1, with the protein product MVSGVWMENSSLGYEYGDYGEIPDLPVDCVDDTCVSIEPLHVAPLLLYAAVFLVGLPGNAMVAWVTWKEARRRVGATWFLHLAVADLLCCLSLPILAVSVAHGGRWLYGAVGCQALPAVILLSMYASVLLLATLSADLCLLAFGPSWWGAAGRACRVQVGCGASWTLALLLTVPSAIYRRLRQAYFPHRLECVVDYGGSTVAENSVTATRFIFGFLGPLVVVAGCHGALLCCTTRRRWPLGMAVVVGFFVCWSPYHTLGLVLTLAAPHSVLLARALRAEPLVVGLALAHSCLNPMLFLYFGRSQLRKSLPASCRWALKESQSHDESVVSKKSTGRDLVSEVEV